One Deefgea tanakiae genomic region harbors:
- the hprK gene encoding HPr(Ser) kinase/phosphatase, which translates to MPQITARQLFIDNAEKLRLTWVAGQSGANNLLSNDASEQKPSLSLVGHLNFVHPNRIQVLGIAEVAYLNSLSAEIQHSSLNQLFANDMSAMIVANGQVVPDSLREAAERHHVPLLTSPEQSPYLMEVLRYYLSKALAVSTHLHGVFLDVLEVGVLLTGESSMGKSELALELISRGHGLVADDVVEVYRTNPETLEGRCPPMLRDFLEVRGIGVLNIRTIFGETAVRPKKTLKLIVHLAKAGGEAVAPVDRLQMQAATQAILDVPVRKLVIPVAAGRNLAVLVESAVRNYILQLRGIDSTREFIERHQKFMEMGE; encoded by the coding sequence ATGCCTCAAATCACTGCCCGACAACTTTTTATTGATAACGCCGAAAAACTGCGCCTCACTTGGGTGGCAGGGCAGTCAGGTGCGAATAATTTGCTGTCCAATGACGCATCAGAGCAAAAGCCCTCACTGTCTTTGGTTGGGCATTTGAATTTCGTACATCCGAACCGCATTCAAGTGTTGGGTATTGCTGAAGTGGCTTATCTGAATAGTCTTTCAGCTGAAATTCAGCACTCCAGTTTGAATCAGCTGTTTGCCAATGATATGTCAGCGATGATTGTAGCGAATGGGCAAGTGGTTCCCGATTCGCTACGAGAAGCCGCCGAGCGTCATCATGTTCCTTTGTTGACTAGTCCAGAGCAATCTCCGTATTTGATGGAGGTATTGCGCTATTACTTAAGTAAAGCATTGGCTGTATCAACACACCTTCATGGGGTATTTTTGGATGTGCTTGAAGTTGGTGTTTTGCTCACTGGTGAATCATCGATGGGTAAGTCTGAGTTGGCGCTCGAATTGATTTCGCGCGGTCATGGCTTGGTCGCCGATGATGTGGTTGAGGTATATCGGACCAATCCAGAAACCTTAGAAGGGCGCTGTCCACCGATGTTGCGTGACTTTTTGGAAGTGCGCGGGATTGGTGTTTTGAATATTCGGACTATTTTTGGCGAAACGGCGGTGCGGCCGAAAAAAACGCTGAAATTGATTGTGCATCTGGCTAAAGCGGGCGGAGAAGCCGTTGCCCCTGTGGATCGTCTGCAAATGCAAGCTGCGACACAGGCAATTTTGGATGTGCCGGTGCGCAAATTAGTGATTCCGGTCGCGGCAGGCCGAAATTTAGCTGTGCTGGTTGAGTCAGCGGTGCGAAACTATATTCTGCAATTACGCGGCATTGATTCAACACGAGAGTTTATCGAACGCCATCAAAAATTCATGGAAATGGGTGAATAA
- the rapZ gene encoding RNase adapter RapZ — MHRSQQLVLLSGLSGAGKSVALKALEDLGFYCLDNLPAPLLPQAVSMLDQDGYPKVAIGIDARSAHNLATFPDHLAALMDLGLDVRMIYLEANNEVLVKRYSESRRSHPLSKGELTVTESVTLEREMLETIREMSHAMDTSGLSAAQLRVWVRDFIDSDRAKLTLIFESFGFKHGLPLDADFVFDARCLPNPYYDLALRPLTGMDQPVADFLMRQPTVGSYFTHILGFLERWLPEFERDQRSYVTVAIGCTGGQHRSVYLAEELRRHFARNRQVLVRHREQHHRA, encoded by the coding sequence ATGCATCGTAGTCAACAATTAGTATTATTGTCGGGTCTATCGGGCGCCGGTAAAAGCGTTGCATTAAAAGCACTGGAAGACCTCGGTTTTTATTGTCTCGATAATCTACCGGCACCCTTATTGCCGCAAGCGGTGTCGATGCTCGATCAAGATGGTTATCCCAAGGTCGCAATTGGGATTGATGCGCGTAGTGCACATAATCTCGCCACCTTTCCTGACCATTTAGCTGCGCTAATGGATTTGGGCTTAGATGTTCGCATGATTTACCTTGAAGCCAATAACGAAGTCTTAGTGAAGCGTTATTCAGAAAGTCGCCGCAGCCATCCTTTATCTAAAGGCGAATTGACCGTCACAGAGTCGGTAACTCTAGAGCGTGAGATGCTGGAAACCATCCGTGAGATGTCGCATGCGATGGATACATCTGGTTTGTCGGCCGCTCAGTTGCGCGTTTGGGTGCGTGATTTTATCGATTCTGATCGTGCCAAACTCACTTTGATTTTTGAGTCATTTGGCTTCAAGCACGGCTTGCCGCTCGATGCCGATTTTGTGTTTGATGCACGCTGTCTGCCTAATCCCTATTACGATCTTGCACTGCGACCGCTAACGGGAATGGATCAGCCGGTGGCTGATTTCTTGATGCGTCAACCCACGGTCGGTAGTTATTTCACGCATATTTTGGGCTTTTTAGAGCGCTGGTTGCCCGAGTTCGAGCGCGATCAGCGTAGTTATGTAACGGTGGCAATTGGTTGCACGGGTGGGCAGCATCGTTCAGTCTATTTAGCCGAAGAGTTACGTCGCCATTTTGCGCGCAATCGCCAAGTGTTGGTGCGTCATCGCGAACAGCATCACCGTGCCTAA
- a CDS encoding NusG domain II-containing protein, which produces MMQPGDYLMLFCCIVLWAVITPLCWSQGRATRVKVFQDGQLFAELDLAAARTLAIAGPLGDTVIEVAAGRVRIASDPSPRQYCVRAGWLTQTGQTAICLPNRTSIQLIGNHPPAYDSLTY; this is translated from the coding sequence ATGATGCAGCCCGGTGATTATCTGATGTTGTTCTGTTGCATTGTGCTATGGGCGGTCATTACGCCCTTGTGTTGGTCGCAAGGCAGAGCAACGCGAGTCAAAGTATTTCAAGATGGTCAATTGTTTGCCGAGCTTGATTTGGCTGCGGCCCGTACTTTAGCCATTGCAGGGCCACTTGGTGATACTGTGATCGAAGTCGCAGCAGGTCGGGTGCGAATTGCTAGTGATCCAAGCCCACGCCAATATTGCGTGCGAGCGGGCTGGCTCACTCAAACGGGGCAAACTGCGATTTGTTTACCTAACCGCACCAGCATTCAATTGATTGGCAATCACCCGCCCGCGTATGACAGCCTCACCTACTAA
- a CDS encoding Gx transporter family protein, with amino-acid sequence MTASPTKLTLKVTPEDEQVARLAACAIALAVIEAAIPSPIPGFKPGLANIVTLIALQRIGWTAAVWVSLLRILGAGLVLGGFFSPGFVMSLGGGIMSLLVLGLAQYLPRRWFGLVSFSMLSALGHLCGQLLIARLWLIPHNGIVVLIPVLAAMSIFFGLINGLIATRLLRDAEPIAPSDSQS; translated from the coding sequence ATGACAGCCTCACCTACTAAACTCACCTTAAAAGTCACGCCAGAAGATGAGCAAGTTGCCAGATTGGCGGCCTGTGCGATTGCTTTAGCGGTGATTGAGGCGGCGATTCCTTCTCCTATACCTGGCTTTAAGCCGGGTCTCGCTAATATTGTCACTTTAATTGCGCTACAGCGTATTGGCTGGACGGCCGCAGTCTGGGTTTCTTTGCTACGTATACTCGGGGCAGGTTTAGTCTTGGGTGGCTTTTTTTCTCCCGGCTTTGTGATGAGTTTGGGGGGCGGCATTATGAGTTTGCTGGTGCTAGGTTTGGCGCAATATTTACCGCGCCGCTGGTTTGGTTTAGTGTCGTTTTCCATGTTATCAGCGCTTGGACATTTGTGCGGCCAGCTGCTGATCGCGCGGCTGTGGCTCATTCCGCATAACGGCATTGTCGTTCTGATTCCTGTCCTTGCTGCGATGTCGATATTTTTTGGTTTGATCAATGGTTTGATTGCCACGCGCTTATTGCGTGACGCTGAACCTATTGCCCCATCTGATAGTCAGAGCTGA
- a CDS encoding flavin prenyltransferase UbiX: MKIITLAFTGASGLPYGLRTLECLLAAGCKVRLVYTQVAQIVAKQELDLTWPGRAADLADLLCAQYGVDAEQLQVYGQNEWFAPMASGSNPGDGMIVVPCTMGALSAIANGASDNLLERAADVMIKERKTLILVPRETPFSAIHLEHMLKLSRLGVVILPPNPGFYHHPKTIEDLVDFVVARILDQINVPHQLMQRWGE; encoded by the coding sequence ATGAAAATCATCACCCTTGCGTTTACTGGCGCCTCCGGTTTGCCGTATGGCTTGCGCACGTTGGAGTGCTTGCTGGCGGCGGGTTGCAAGGTGCGTTTGGTGTATACGCAAGTGGCGCAGATTGTCGCAAAGCAAGAGCTGGATTTGACTTGGCCTGGTCGCGCTGCGGATTTAGCTGACTTGTTGTGTGCTCAATATGGCGTTGATGCTGAACAATTGCAGGTATATGGACAAAATGAGTGGTTCGCGCCGATGGCATCGGGTAGTAATCCAGGCGATGGCATGATCGTTGTGCCATGCACGATGGGGGCGCTGTCCGCGATTGCCAACGGTGCGTCGGATAATCTGCTCGAACGCGCTGCTGATGTGATGATCAAAGAGCGCAAAACGCTGATTTTAGTGCCACGCGAAACGCCGTTTTCAGCGATACATTTGGAGCATATGCTGAAACTCTCGCGCCTCGGCGTGGTGATTTTGCCGCCGAATCCCGGCTTTTATCATCACCCCAAAACGATTGAAGACTTAGTTGATTTCGTTGTGGCGCGGATTTTAGACCAAATCAATGTGCCACATCAGTTAATGCAACGCTGGGGTGAGTAG
- a CDS encoding MATE family efflux transporter — protein sequence MPRLTDAKATWILAWPIMVGQLAQTGTGFVDAVMAGHLSAGDLAAVSVGTSIWSVMIVTMFGLLIAISPMASQKVGAKAFHEIPSLTQQALYQGLLVAAAMMLIAHGLVPIFAHIGLAPDVAVKASDFLTVISWGFPAVAIARVLYGYSSSLNQTKPMMIISILALLLNIPANYALIYGEWGFPALGAVGCAWATALCMWFSAVLWVIWIWVSPIYRDTHPFRAPKGIDPYTQKQLAKLAIPIGIMFFVEASAFSLIALIIAKLGTTTVASHQIALNFASLTFMIPLAISTALTVRVGQAIGAGDYKQARFIGQTGIYLGFILAVVSGSMIILFRHTIATWYTADPAVILLSAQLLLLAGIFQFSDATQIVVAGALRGYKSTRIPLAIHLTAFWVIGIPLGYALTFGVGPFSAHGPAGYWLALVIALSFAAIALYAFFQKISQRALTQGISG from the coding sequence ATGCCCCGCTTGACCGATGCAAAAGCAACTTGGATTTTAGCTTGGCCGATTATGGTCGGCCAGCTCGCGCAAACGGGAACTGGCTTTGTGGATGCGGTGATGGCTGGGCATTTGTCTGCCGGTGATTTGGCGGCCGTTTCAGTCGGCACGTCGATCTGGAGTGTGATGATTGTGACGATGTTTGGCCTCTTAATTGCGATTAGCCCGATGGCGTCGCAAAAAGTCGGCGCCAAAGCGTTTCATGAAATTCCTTCACTCACACAGCAAGCCTTGTACCAGGGCTTGTTGGTGGCCGCTGCCATGATGTTAATTGCGCATGGATTAGTGCCCATCTTTGCTCATATTGGGCTCGCACCTGATGTCGCAGTTAAAGCGAGTGATTTTTTAACGGTGATCTCTTGGGGCTTTCCGGCGGTGGCGATTGCACGGGTGCTGTATGGCTACAGTTCGAGCTTGAATCAAACCAAGCCGATGATGATTATTTCGATCTTGGCACTGCTACTGAATATCCCCGCCAACTATGCGTTAATTTATGGTGAGTGGGGATTTCCGGCACTCGGTGCTGTGGGCTGCGCTTGGGCAACCGCCTTGTGCATGTGGTTTAGCGCAGTGCTGTGGGTCATCTGGATTTGGGTGTCACCGATTTATCGCGACACACACCCCTTTAGAGCACCAAAGGGTATTGACCCCTACACCCAGAAGCAATTAGCCAAGCTGGCAATACCCATTGGGATTATGTTTTTTGTTGAAGCCAGCGCGTTTAGCTTGATTGCGCTGATTATCGCTAAACTCGGCACCACCACCGTCGCATCGCATCAAATTGCACTCAATTTTGCTTCACTGACTTTTATGATTCCACTGGCGATCAGCACCGCCCTCACCGTTCGAGTGGGCCAAGCGATCGGCGCAGGCGATTACAAGCAGGCCAGATTCATCGGCCAAACCGGCATTTACCTCGGGTTTATTCTCGCAGTAGTGTCAGGCAGCATGATTATTTTGTTCCGCCACACGATTGCAACGTGGTACACGGCAGACCCTGCAGTGATTCTGCTGTCTGCACAGCTTCTTTTATTAGCCGGTATTTTTCAATTTTCGGATGCCACGCAAATTGTGGTGGCGGGCGCATTGCGTGGTTACAAATCAACACGGATTCCGCTGGCGATTCATCTAACCGCATTTTGGGTGATTGGGATACCACTTGGCTATGCGCTGACTTTTGGCGTAGGGCCGTTCAGCGCACATGGACCGGCAGGTTATTGGTTGGCGCTGGTCATCGCACTGAGCTTTGCAGCGATTGCACTGTACGCTTTCTTCCAAAAAATCAGCCAGCGCGCCTTAACACAAGGTATATCAGGCTAA
- the dtd gene encoding D-aminoacyl-tRNA deacylase, whose amino-acid sequence MRVLIQRVNQAKVEVAAQTVGEIDSGLLLLVGVGHDDNEADITWLVNKICNLRLFSDEKGVMNLSLLDVGGEALAISQFTLFAQVKKGNRPSWGDAAPGPISQPLFDEFVRQLSLKLNKPVPTGQFGADMQVSLVNDGPVTVFIDSKDK is encoded by the coding sequence GTGCGTGTATTAATTCAAAGAGTGAACCAAGCCAAGGTTGAGGTAGCAGCGCAGACCGTCGGAGAAATTGACTCAGGCTTATTGTTATTGGTCGGTGTAGGCCATGACGACAACGAGGCTGATATCACGTGGCTGGTGAATAAGATTTGCAATCTACGACTATTTTCCGATGAAAAAGGCGTGATGAATTTATCACTGCTGGATGTGGGCGGCGAAGCATTGGCGATCAGCCAATTTACGCTGTTTGCTCAAGTCAAAAAAGGCAATCGGCCAAGTTGGGGTGATGCAGCTCCTGGCCCCATTAGCCAACCTCTGTTTGATGAATTTGTGCGGCAATTGAGCCTAAAACTAAATAAACCAGTGCCAACTGGGCAGTTTGGTGCCGATATGCAAGTCTCACTAGTGAACGATGGGCCGGTCACGGTTTTCATAGATAGCAAAGACAAATAA
- the asd gene encoding aspartate-semialdehyde dehydrogenase — MKRVGLVGWRGMVGSVLMQRMQEEKDFDVIDPVFFTTSQAGQAAPNFGKDAGTLQDANDITQLAAMDVIISCQGGDYTTAVFPKLRAAGWEGYWIDAASTLRMENDAVIILDPVNDDVIQGALAKGVKNYIGGNCTNSIMLMGMGGLFKAGLVDWVSSMTYQAASGGGANHMRELLKGMGVVYGAVADELATPASAILEIDKKVAHTISNDVPTEFFGAPLAGGLIPWIDKQLDNGQSKEEWKGQAEVNKILGTDATIPVDGLCVRIGAMRCHSLALTIKLKRDLPLAEIESIIKSGNDWVKWVPNDREVTVKELIPAQITGKLDIGVGRVRKLNMGPEYISAFVIGDQLLWGAAEPLRRMLRILLAK; from the coding sequence ATGAAACGGGTTGGTTTAGTCGGTTGGCGCGGTATGGTGGGTTCGGTTCTGATGCAACGTATGCAAGAAGAAAAGGATTTCGATGTAATCGATCCTGTATTCTTCACGACGTCGCAAGCGGGCCAAGCAGCACCTAATTTCGGTAAAGATGCGGGCACTTTGCAAGACGCCAACGACATCACCCAATTGGCGGCAATGGACGTGATTATTTCTTGCCAAGGCGGTGACTACACCACAGCCGTGTTCCCTAAACTGCGTGCCGCAGGTTGGGAGGGCTACTGGATCGACGCGGCTTCTACACTGCGTATGGAAAACGATGCCGTCATCATCCTTGATCCAGTCAACGACGATGTGATCCAAGGTGCGCTGGCCAAAGGCGTGAAAAACTACATCGGCGGCAATTGCACCAACTCGATCATGTTGATGGGTATGGGCGGTTTGTTTAAAGCCGGTTTGGTTGATTGGGTTTCGTCAATGACGTACCAAGCGGCTTCAGGCGGCGGCGCGAATCATATGCGCGAATTGCTTAAAGGCATGGGCGTGGTATATGGCGCGGTAGCTGATGAATTGGCAACGCCTGCATCTGCAATTTTAGAAATCGACAAAAAAGTAGCGCACACAATTTCAAATGATGTACCAACTGAATTCTTCGGCGCGCCTCTTGCTGGCGGCTTGATCCCATGGATCGACAAACAACTTGATAACGGCCAATCAAAAGAAGAATGGAAAGGCCAAGCCGAAGTCAACAAAATCCTCGGCACCGATGCCACGATTCCAGTCGATGGTTTGTGTGTACGTATCGGCGCGATGCGTTGCCATAGCTTGGCATTGACGATCAAACTGAAACGCGATCTGCCACTTGCTGAAATCGAATCCATCATCAAATCGGGCAACGATTGGGTGAAATGGGTGCCGAACGACCGCGAAGTGACCGTGAAAGAGCTGATTCCAGCGCAAATCACGGGCAAGCTCGATATCGGTGTGGGTCGCGTGCGTAAATTGAATATGGGCCCTGAATACATCAGCGCCTTTGTCATTGGCGACCAATTGCTGTGGGGTGCTGCTGAGCCACTGCGCCGTATGTTGCGAATTTTGCTCGCGAAATAA
- a CDS encoding PhzF family phenazine biosynthesis protein: MNLPFFQVDVFGGAPFKGNPVAVILDGDKLTSSQMLEIANWTNLSETTFVCEPTTSNADYRLRIFTTQGELPFAGHPTIGSATALLAYGLTPKIAGMLVQECDQGLVPLHLLGNRIFFELPAPGYAPLGEHRLLDILAAIGVHRESVCNAAIIDVGAVWITLQLRSVQDVLDLKPDINCLAQATTNCTGLTVFGLYADGDSALVEVRSFVPGDAVPEDPVCGSGNGCVAAMLQRSGIAPSRYSASQGNKVGRDGRIEVEFSSDGTILIGGVSAIRVQGSISLTP; the protein is encoded by the coding sequence ATGAATCTTCCATTTTTCCAGGTTGATGTTTTTGGAGGGGCTCCGTTTAAAGGAAATCCAGTTGCAGTTATCCTAGATGGCGACAAGCTCACGAGCTCACAGATGCTTGAAATAGCTAACTGGACAAATTTATCCGAAACGACTTTTGTATGCGAACCAACGACCAGTAACGCTGATTACCGACTGCGGATCTTTACCACGCAAGGTGAATTACCCTTTGCAGGACACCCAACTATCGGAAGCGCCACAGCATTGCTAGCTTATGGGCTGACTCCCAAGATAGCTGGGATGCTTGTTCAGGAGTGTGATCAGGGACTGGTGCCGCTTCACTTACTCGGCAACAGGATCTTCTTTGAATTGCCAGCGCCTGGTTATGCGCCGCTAGGTGAGCACAGGCTACTGGACATTCTAGCGGCCATTGGCGTCCATCGTGAGTCCGTATGCAATGCTGCAATTATCGATGTGGGGGCTGTCTGGATTACTTTGCAACTTCGCTCTGTGCAAGATGTTTTAGATCTAAAGCCGGACATTAATTGCCTCGCGCAAGCAACTACAAACTGCACGGGACTTACTGTCTTCGGCCTGTATGCAGATGGTGATTCTGCATTGGTTGAGGTGCGCTCATTTGTACCAGGCGACGCCGTCCCAGAAGATCCGGTATGCGGCAGTGGTAATGGCTGCGTCGCCGCGATGCTTCAGCGCAGCGGCATAGCACCATCGCGATATAGTGCATCGCAAGGAAATAAAGTCGGGCGCGATGGCAGGATTGAAGTGGAGTTTAGTTCTGACGGTACGATATTGATCGGTGGAGTATCTGCAATTCGGGTGCAAGGTTCAATTTCACTTACCCCATGA
- a CDS encoding short chain dehydrogenase yields the protein MKTVILIGAQGHMGQAAMTGLKKHNVITASRSGTGCDHTVDITSKASIKALFEKVGPFDAVVNTVGYCEYANFSEMTDEQWDTTIQSKMVGQINLVNVGLNYINNGGSFTLISGILNVKPIPMAIADATTSGAIDTFVQCVAHELPRQIRINVVNPTVLEEAWDVYGEMMPGFQPVPGALVGKAFERSVDGFITGKVIFVDA from the coding sequence ATGAAAACCGTAATTTTGATTGGTGCCCAAGGGCACATGGGCCAAGCCGCTATGACCGGCCTCAAAAAACACAACGTCATTACCGCCAGCCGCTCTGGCACAGGCTGCGACCACACGGTGGATATCACCAGCAAGGCGTCAATCAAGGCTCTATTCGAAAAGGTTGGGCCGTTCGATGCTGTCGTTAATACAGTTGGCTACTGCGAATACGCTAACTTCAGCGAAATGACCGATGAGCAATGGGACACAACTATCCAAAGCAAGATGGTCGGCCAGATCAATCTGGTAAATGTGGGCCTGAACTACATCAACAATGGCGGTTCGTTTACGTTGATTTCGGGCATTCTCAATGTCAAACCTATTCCTATGGCAATTGCTGACGCCACCACCAGCGGCGCCATCGACACCTTCGTACAGTGCGTAGCGCACGAGCTTCCACGTCAGATTCGCATCAACGTGGTCAACCCTACAGTTCTGGAAGAGGCATGGGACGTATATGGGGAAATGATGCCAGGCTTCCAGCCTGTCCCTGGCGCGCTGGTAGGCAAAGCCTTCGAGCGCTCGGTTGATGGCTTCATCACCGGAAAGGTTATATTCGTCGACGCCTGA
- a CDS encoding LysR family transcriptional regulator yields the protein MIEKIDIRHMRVLLYLVREKNVSRVAERLEISQQAVSNYLKRMREVFPNELFLRQSAGLQPTDYAYDLAAKFEKIVEEIDGIFNSFPFDPATSEYVFRVIANEYAQLSIIPSLSLLMRERAPGVKLEVIDFNPDQHFTTLAQGEADLVIGFSDYVDPGLVRNRLRSDHYCCVARQGSLLPRQIQVLADVSLHPHVDFASGVGNLGSRVDDFLSARDVSRTVIATLPCYTSLQAFMHVNDTVAFVPSAIAATGGFQVIDLDMSSLNFNVVVGWHRRASGSASRDWLVQVIAGLHTSS from the coding sequence ATGATTGAGAAAATCGATATCCGGCACATGCGGGTTTTACTGTATCTCGTGCGCGAGAAAAACGTTTCTCGCGTTGCCGAGCGGCTTGAGATATCACAACAGGCGGTTAGCAACTACCTCAAGCGCATGCGTGAAGTGTTTCCCAATGAGCTATTCCTGCGCCAGAGCGCAGGCCTACAGCCGACCGACTATGCGTACGACCTCGCAGCTAAATTCGAGAAAATAGTTGAAGAGATCGACGGCATCTTCAATTCATTCCCATTCGATCCGGCAACGAGTGAGTACGTATTCAGGGTGATCGCAAATGAATATGCGCAACTGTCTATCATCCCATCGCTTTCGCTGCTCATGCGCGAACGCGCACCCGGGGTGAAGCTTGAAGTCATTGACTTCAATCCCGATCAGCATTTCACGACGTTAGCGCAAGGAGAGGCTGACCTAGTGATTGGTTTTTCTGACTACGTTGATCCGGGATTAGTGCGTAATAGACTGAGAAGCGACCACTACTGCTGCGTCGCTAGGCAAGGTTCGCTGCTGCCTCGGCAGATACAGGTGCTTGCAGATGTGTCCTTACATCCTCATGTGGATTTCGCCAGTGGAGTGGGCAATCTGGGGAGTCGAGTTGATGACTTCCTTAGTGCCCGGGATGTCAGTCGCACAGTGATTGCCACTTTGCCCTGCTACACGTCTCTGCAAGCGTTTATGCACGTGAATGATACGGTGGCTTTTGTACCCTCGGCCATTGCTGCCACCGGTGGCTTCCAAGTGATTGACCTAGACATGTCCTCCCTAAATTTCAATGTGGTTGTGGGATGGCATAGAAGAGCTTCGGGCAGTGCATCCAGAGATTGGCTTGTTCAGGTTATTGCAGGATTGCACACATCGAGTTAG
- a CDS encoding electron transfer flavoprotein-ubiquinone oxidoreductase, whose translation MMQERDVMEYDVLIIGAGPAGLAAAIRLKQVNAELSVCILEKGAQVGAHTLSGAVIDPIALNQLIPDWQQRAPQLATAVTADEFLVLDADIGFKIPQMLLPPQLHNDGCYIVKLGEVCAWLATEAENLGVEIYPGFAAAEVLYDDTGAVKGVAVGDMGINKQGEHKADYALGMAIYAKYTLFCEGARGSLAGDLEKQFNLRAGRDPQHYGLGVKEVWQVKPEHHRLGLVQHAQGWPLDNSTSGGAFIYHLPDHQVAVGYVVHLNYQNPTLSPFDELQRFKTHPKIRGTFAGATRIGYGARAIAEGGLQSLPKMVFAGGALLGCSAGLLNFPRIKGTHNAMLSGMLAAEAAAAAITAGRYQDELTEFVTALQASSVWQELEQVRNIKPALSKLGILGGTMYAGIELWLSKLGLNTPWTLQHSTPDHARLLPQGQFTPIKYPKPDGVLTFNKLDSLALANVSHEHDQPVHLKLRDPSLITPVHLSNEIKAECHYCPAGVYEIIEVAGQPKYQINAQNCLHCKTCDIKDATQNIHWVTPEGGGGPIYIGM comes from the coding sequence ATGATGCAAGAGCGCGATGTAATGGAATATGACGTACTGATTATTGGTGCTGGCCCTGCAGGTTTGGCTGCTGCGATTCGGCTCAAACAAGTCAATGCGGAGCTCAGTGTCTGCATCCTCGAAAAAGGCGCTCAAGTCGGCGCGCATACTTTATCGGGTGCGGTTATCGACCCCATCGCGCTCAATCAACTGATTCCAGATTGGCAACAACGCGCGCCGCAGCTGGCCACCGCTGTGACTGCCGATGAGTTTCTCGTGCTCGATGCAGACATCGGCTTCAAAATCCCGCAAATGCTATTGCCGCCGCAGTTGCACAACGATGGCTGTTATATCGTCAAGCTCGGTGAAGTCTGTGCATGGCTGGCGACAGAAGCCGAAAATCTCGGCGTTGAAATTTACCCCGGCTTTGCCGCCGCTGAGGTTTTATATGACGACACTGGCGCAGTCAAAGGTGTCGCCGTTGGCGATATGGGGATTAACAAACAAGGTGAACACAAAGCCGATTACGCACTCGGCATGGCGATTTACGCCAAATACACACTATTTTGCGAAGGCGCGCGCGGCTCTTTGGCGGGAGATTTGGAAAAACAATTCAATCTACGCGCAGGCCGCGACCCGCAACATTACGGCCTTGGCGTCAAAGAAGTATGGCAAGTCAAACCTGAGCATCATCGACTTGGCCTCGTGCAACACGCGCAAGGCTGGCCGCTCGACAACAGCACCAGCGGCGGCGCTTTTATTTACCACCTACCCGACCATCAAGTAGCGGTCGGCTATGTGGTGCATTTGAATTACCAAAATCCAACGCTATCGCCGTTTGATGAATTACAACGTTTCAAAACGCACCCAAAAATTCGCGGCACGTTTGCGGGCGCAACTCGGATTGGTTATGGTGCCCGTGCGATTGCCGAAGGCGGTTTGCAATCCTTACCAAAAATGGTCTTTGCTGGCGGCGCGCTGCTGGGCTGCTCGGCTGGATTGCTCAACTTTCCACGGATTAAAGGCACGCACAATGCGATGCTGTCCGGCATGCTGGCCGCCGAAGCTGCGGCAGCAGCGATTACCGCTGGCCGCTATCAGGATGAACTCACTGAGTTTGTGACCGCACTACAAGCATCGAGTGTTTGGCAAGAACTAGAGCAAGTACGCAATATCAAACCGGCACTCTCTAAACTGGGCATACTCGGTGGCACGATGTATGCAGGTATAGAGCTTTGGTTATCTAAGCTAGGACTCAATACCCCTTGGACACTGCAGCACAGCACACCCGATCACGCTCGACTCTTGCCGCAAGGCCAATTTACGCCGATTAAATACCCGAAACCGGATGGCGTGCTAACGTTTAATAAACTGGATTCACTGGCGCTCGCCAATGTGTCGCACGAACACGATCAACCGGTGCATTTGAAATTGCGCGACCCAAGCCTGATTACGCCGGTGCATTTGAGCAATGAAATCAAAGCTGAATGCCACTACTGCCCTGCGGGTGTGTATGAGATTATCGAGGTCGCTGGTCAGCCCAAATATCAAATCAACGCGCAAAACTGCTTGCACTGTAAAACCTGTGATATTAAAGACGCAACGCAGAATATTCATTGGGTGACGCCAGAAGGTGGCGGCGGCCCGATATATATAGGCATGTAG